A single Curtobacterium sp. MCSS17_015 DNA region contains:
- a CDS encoding glycosyltransferase family 4 protein: MHRPFSVLLIGLNYRPESTGIAPYTSGLTAELARRGVRVRAISSFPHYPQWRFPDGGVPSMSITTEAGVTVVRRRHRLPRKPGGLSRALSELSFGVAAAATRFGRPNIVVLVSPALLSSAVALLKARLVTRRPVVIWVQDLYTLGLQELGAGRATLAERAIAAVERWCLRSADAVVVIHERFRDTVVDMLGVDPAAVTVVRNWSHLEDAEPVDRDAARAEQGWDRSDFVVLHAGNMGVKQGLDNVVQAARLAASSGSRVRFVLLGDGNQREHLAELSAGVPAVSMIGSLPDDEFRNAIGAADALLVNERRGVAGMAVPSKLTSYFSTGLPVIAATDPGSVTESEVLLADAGLVVPAGNPQALLEAAESLAGDAELAAEFGENGRRFRATRLTPRASFDTFTQLLQELAAGRGDTRESGNI; the protein is encoded by the coding sequence GTGCACAGACCCTTCTCCGTCCTGTTGATCGGGCTGAACTACCGACCAGAATCGACCGGGATCGCTCCGTACACCTCGGGACTGACCGCGGAGTTAGCTCGTCGAGGTGTTCGTGTCCGCGCCATCAGTTCGTTCCCGCACTACCCGCAGTGGCGGTTCCCGGACGGCGGTGTCCCGTCGATGTCGATCACGACCGAAGCGGGCGTCACCGTAGTGCGGCGACGTCACCGGCTCCCGAGGAAGCCAGGCGGGTTGTCACGTGCTCTGTCGGAACTGTCGTTCGGCGTGGCTGCTGCAGCCACTCGTTTCGGTCGCCCAAACATCGTGGTCCTCGTGTCCCCGGCGCTGCTCTCGTCGGCCGTGGCGCTTCTCAAAGCGCGGCTGGTGACGCGGCGGCCAGTGGTGATTTGGGTGCAGGACCTCTACACGCTGGGTCTTCAGGAGTTGGGGGCGGGTAGAGCCACGCTCGCTGAGCGGGCGATAGCTGCGGTCGAGCGGTGGTGCCTCCGTTCCGCCGATGCTGTCGTCGTGATCCATGAACGCTTCCGGGACACGGTCGTCGACATGCTCGGAGTCGACCCAGCCGCCGTCACGGTCGTGCGGAATTGGTCACATTTGGAAGACGCCGAACCCGTCGACCGTGATGCCGCCCGTGCCGAACAGGGGTGGGATCGGTCGGACTTCGTGGTTCTGCACGCGGGCAACATGGGCGTGAAGCAGGGGCTCGACAACGTCGTGCAGGCTGCACGACTCGCCGCATCGAGTGGCAGCAGAGTGCGCTTCGTGCTACTTGGTGATGGCAACCAGCGCGAGCACCTGGCTGAGTTGAGCGCGGGGGTGCCCGCCGTTTCCATGATCGGTTCGCTTCCGGACGACGAGTTCCGCAACGCTATCGGCGCTGCGGATGCGCTGCTCGTCAACGAGCGGCGCGGCGTTGCCGGTATGGCGGTCCCGAGCAAGCTGACGTCGTACTTCAGCACGGGACTTCCAGTCATTGCTGCGACCGACCCGGGGAGTGTCACCGAGAGTGAGGTGCTCCTGGCTGACGCAGGTCTCGTGGTCCCGGCGGGCAATCCCCAAGCGCTTTTGGAAGCAGCAGAGTCACTGGCGGGCGACGCCGAGTTGGCCGCAGAATTCGGTGAGAACGGGCGGCGGTTTCGAGCCACTCGACTGACTCCCCGCGCATCCTTCGATACATTTACTCAGCTCTTGCAGGAGCTCGCTGCGGGACGCGGCGACACCAGGGAATCGGGGAACATTTGA